Proteins encoded in a region of the Chryseobacterium piperi genome:
- a CDS encoding glycoside hydrolase family 3 C-terminal domain-containing protein yields the protein MLKKTAIVSLFTLISISSMAQTNTLPVYLDETKPVEQRVQDALSRMTLEEKIAMLHAQSKFSSPGVPRLGIPEFWTTDGPHGVRPEVMWDEWNQAGWTNDSIIAYPALTALSATWNKKMSWNYGKALGEEARYRKKDILLGPGVNIYRTPLNGRNFEYMGEDPYLTSKMVVPYIKGVQSNGVATSVKHFALNNQEMFRHTSNVNVDDRTLYEIYLPPFKAAVTEGDSWTIMGAYDMYKNQYASQNQYLLNDILKGEWKYKGVVVSDWGAVNNTEQAIHNGLDLEFGSWTNGLSAGTKNAYYNYYLAKPYLDLIKSGKVGTKELDDKVSRLLNLAYKTTMNRNKPFGNIASAEHQAVAKEIGEEGIVLLKNQGNVLPIDINTTKKIAVIGENAIKIMTVGGGSSSLKVKYETLPLDGIKKRFGKQADVQYARGYVGDIGGEYNGVKSGQDLKDTRSEAELINEAVELAKKSDVVIFVGGLNKSDFQDSEGNDRKSYGLPYNQDLVISALAKANKNLAVVLISGNAVAMPWIKEVPSIVQSWYLGSEAGNSIASILAGDANPSGKLPFTFPVKLEDNSAHQLGEYPGQKDEFAAGKGKDQKNPINITYNEGIFVGYRWHDTKNIKPLFSFGHGLSYTTFEFGKAKADKTTMSQNDKITFTVTVKNTGKKAGAEVAQLYISDLKSSVPRPAKELKGFEKVFLNPGEQKEVTFSIDKTALSYFDAGKHDWVAEPGDFEALIGNSSDAIKTKVKFTLK from the coding sequence ATGTTAAAAAAAACTGCCATAGTAAGTCTATTCACTCTTATTTCAATTTCTTCAATGGCTCAAACTAATACCCTTCCTGTCTATTTAGACGAAACAAAACCTGTTGAACAGCGTGTACAGGATGCGCTTTCCAGAATGACTCTGGAAGAAAAAATAGCGATGCTTCACGCTCAATCCAAATTCAGCTCTCCCGGTGTTCCAAGATTAGGAATTCCTGAGTTCTGGACTACAGACGGACCTCATGGGGTACGCCCAGAAGTTATGTGGGATGAATGGAACCAGGCTGGATGGACAAATGATTCAATTATAGCTTATCCCGCATTAACTGCTTTATCAGCGACATGGAACAAAAAGATGTCATGGAACTATGGTAAGGCTTTAGGAGAAGAAGCACGATACAGAAAAAAAGATATCCTTCTGGGACCCGGGGTTAATATTTACAGAACGCCACTGAACGGAAGAAATTTTGAGTATATGGGGGAAGATCCCTATCTGACTTCAAAAATGGTTGTTCCTTACATCAAAGGGGTACAATCTAACGGAGTGGCTACTAGTGTCAAGCACTTTGCCTTAAATAATCAGGAGATGTTCCGACACACGAGCAATGTTAATGTAGATGACAGAACCCTTTATGAGATTTATTTACCTCCTTTTAAAGCTGCAGTAACTGAAGGTGATTCATGGACGATCATGGGAGCCTATGATATGTACAAAAATCAATATGCCAGCCAGAACCAATACCTTTTAAATGATATTTTAAAGGGAGAATGGAAATATAAAGGAGTTGTTGTTTCCGACTGGGGCGCAGTAAACAATACGGAACAGGCTATCCATAACGGGCTGGATCTTGAGTTCGGAAGCTGGACCAATGGTCTGTCAGCAGGAACAAAAAATGCCTACTACAACTATTATTTAGCAAAGCCTTATCTGGATTTAATTAAATCCGGGAAAGTAGGAACCAAAGAGCTTGATGATAAAGTAAGCAGACTATTGAACCTGGCCTATAAAACAACGATGAACCGAAACAAACCTTTCGGAAATATTGCTTCTGCCGAACACCAGGCTGTGGCCAAAGAAATCGGTGAGGAAGGAATTGTTTTATTGAAAAACCAAGGCAATGTTTTACCGATCGACATCAATACAACTAAAAAGATTGCTGTAATTGGAGAAAATGCCATTAAAATAATGACTGTAGGAGGAGGATCTTCTTCATTAAAAGTGAAATACGAGACCTTACCTTTAGACGGAATTAAGAAAAGATTCGGAAAACAGGCTGATGTACAATACGCAAGAGGCTATGTAGGAGACATCGGCGGTGAGTACAACGGTGTAAAATCAGGACAGGATCTGAAAGACACTCGTTCAGAAGCCGAGTTAATCAATGAAGCGGTAGAACTGGCTAAAAAGTCCGATGTTGTCATCTTTGTAGGAGGTTTAAATAAAAGCGACTTTCAGGATAGTGAAGGAAATGATCGTAAAAGCTATGGACTTCCTTACAATCAGGATCTTGTGATTTCTGCCTTGGCAAAAGCAAATAAAAATCTTGCTGTTGTCTTGATTTCAGGAAATGCAGTGGCAATGCCCTGGATCAAAGAAGTTCCATCTATTGTTCAATCATGGTATTTAGGCTCTGAAGCAGGAAACTCGATCGCTTCAATCTTAGCAGGAGATGCCAACCCTTCCGGAAAGCTTCCTTTTACATTTCCTGTAAAATTAGAAGATAATTCAGCACACCAGTTAGGAGAATATCCGGGACAAAAAGATGAGTTTGCTGCAGGAAAAGGAAAAGATCAGAAGAACCCTATTAATATTACATACAATGAAGGAATCTTTGTAGGATACCGTTGGCATGATACAAAAAATATTAAACCGCTATTCAGCTTCGGACATGGATTGAGTTATACTACTTTTGAATTTGGAAAAGCCAAAGCGGATAAAACAACGATGTCCCAGAATGATAAAATCACCTTTACCGTAACCGTAAAAAATACAGGAAAAAAAGCTGGAGCTGAGGTTGCTCAATTATACATCAGTGATCTTAAATCATCTGTTCCACGCCCTGCCAAAGAATTGAAAGGTTTTGAAAAAGTATTTTTAAATCCCGGAGAACAGAAAGAAGTGACGTTTAGTATCGATAAAACAGCATTAAGTTATTTTGATGCAGGTAAACACGATTGGGTTGCTGAGCCTGGTGATTTTGAAGCATTAATCGGAAACTCTTCCGACGCCATTAAAACGAAAGTGAAATTCACTTTAAAATAA
- a CDS encoding IS5 family transposase: MYPTDLTQTQWQFIKKALDFDDRKRKYDLVVIWNAISYLVKTGCQWRLLPHDFPKWQLVYYYYSKWSNLEIFDLLLSKLREEVRRNRGQKAQASLGIIDSQSVRWGNNRSLNGFDGGKKIKGIKRHVVVDKNGFLLAVMVSVANVHDSKAALLLIKTLRYLLIPLQVILADGGYRGEIIEEIRIKFNYIIQIVMRSDKKVKGFEPIHKRWIIERTFAWFDNDRRLCRNYELLMESSENMVKLSAIKLLLNKI; this comes from the coding sequence ATGTATCCAACGGACTTAACCCAAACTCAGTGGCAATTTATAAAAAAAGCATTAGATTTTGATGACAGAAAACGAAAATATGATTTGGTTGTCATTTGGAATGCTATCAGTTATTTAGTAAAAACAGGCTGTCAATGGAGACTTTTACCTCATGATTTTCCCAAATGGCAATTGGTTTATTACTATTATTCAAAATGGTCAAATCTGGAGATTTTCGATTTATTATTATCAAAATTGAGAGAGGAAGTACGACGAAACAGGGGTCAGAAAGCGCAGGCAAGTTTAGGAATTATTGACAGTCAAAGTGTTCGTTGGGGAAATAACCGTTCACTCAATGGCTTTGACGGAGGTAAAAAAATAAAAGGAATCAAGAGACACGTTGTGGTAGACAAAAATGGTTTTTTGTTAGCCGTAATGGTAAGTGTAGCCAATGTTCATGACAGTAAGGCTGCATTGTTACTGATCAAAACACTGCGATATTTACTAATTCCGCTTCAGGTAATCCTGGCGGACGGAGGTTATAGAGGAGAGATTATTGAGGAAATAAGAATTAAGTTTAATTATATCATTCAGATCGTAATGCGGAGTGACAAAAAAGTAAAAGGGTTTGAGCCAATTCATAAACGATGGATTATAGAGCGTACATTTGCTTGGTTTGATAACGATAGAAGATTATGCAGAAATTATGAACTCTTAATGGAATCCTCTGAAAACATGGTCAAATTATCCGCCATAAAATTATTACTGAATAAAATTTAA
- a CDS encoding methionine ABC transporter ATP-binding protein — protein sequence MIEIKNISKTFHQKKQSFQALDDVSLSIDQGDIVGIIGFSGAGKSTLIRTVNLLERPDKGQIIINGKDFTQLKPKQLAHERKKIGMIFQHFNLLSSRTVFDNVALPLELDGISTSEIQRKVNELLKIVGLEDKANDYPKSLSGGQKQRVAIARALANDPYLLLCDEATSALDPATTQSILQLLRDINQRLGITILLITHEMDVIKAICNHVAVIDKGKLLTKGTLQEIISDKEHPVIKQFINPGIMTIPQELNKKLQKEPKEGLFPLVEIELNEHITVEKLLSKIYDEYKIPYKLLKADVEYLGNSNFGKLLLHLQGEDEENQKAIYYFNQNKIQNTVKGYA from the coding sequence ATGATAGAGATCAAAAACATTTCAAAAACCTTTCATCAAAAGAAACAGTCTTTTCAAGCACTGGATGATGTCAGTCTGAGTATTGACCAGGGTGATATTGTTGGGATTATTGGTTTTTCCGGGGCTGGAAAAAGTACTTTAATACGAACAGTAAACTTATTGGAACGACCTGACAAAGGGCAGATTATCATCAACGGAAAAGACTTCACTCAGCTAAAGCCTAAACAGTTGGCACACGAACGAAAAAAAATAGGGATGATCTTCCAGCATTTTAATCTTCTTTCTTCAAGAACGGTCTTTGATAATGTAGCATTGCCACTGGAACTTGATGGAATCAGTACTTCGGAAATCCAAAGAAAGGTCAATGAATTATTGAAAATTGTTGGTTTGGAAGATAAGGCCAACGACTACCCAAAAAGCCTTTCAGGAGGACAAAAACAAAGGGTTGCCATTGCCAGGGCTTTAGCCAATGATCCGTATCTGCTGCTTTGTGATGAAGCTACCAGTGCTCTGGATCCCGCTACCACGCAATCGATTTTACAATTATTACGAGACATCAATCAGCGTTTGGGAATTACCATTTTATTAATTACGCATGAAATGGATGTAATCAAAGCAATTTGTAACCACGTGGCTGTTATCGATAAAGGTAAACTCCTTACGAAAGGAACCTTACAGGAAATCATTTCGGATAAAGAACATCCGGTTATCAAACAATTTATAAACCCAGGCATCATGACTATACCTCAGGAGCTTAATAAAAAGCTGCAAAAAGAGCCGAAAGAAGGTCTGTTCCCGCTTGTGGAAATAGAACTTAATGAACATATTACCGTTGAAAAACTACTTTCTAAAATATATGATGAATATAAAATTCCTTACAAGCTTTTAAAGGCAGATGTAGAATATTTAGGAAACTCTAATTTTGGAAAACTGCTTCTGCATTTACAAGGTGAAGATGAAGAAAATCAAAAGGCCATCTATTATTTCAATCAAAACAAAATTCAAAATACAGTAAAAGGTTATGCTTAG
- the metI gene encoding methionine ABC transporter permease MetI, producing MLSDTVISLLSKGIWETVYMTFVSGFFGFVLGLPVGILLFLTRKGQLLENMLYNRVLSIVVNIFRSIPFIILIVWMIPFTRALVGTSIGVNAALVPLSIGAAPFIARLVENSLLEIPYGLIETARALGATPFQIIKKVLLPEALPSLINNATITLITLVGYSAMGGAVGAGGLGQIGYQYGYIGYDAVIMNLVLGLLVALVFIIQFSGDRLAKRFDHR from the coding sequence ATGCTTAGTGATACAGTAATTTCTCTATTATCAAAAGGGATTTGGGAAACCGTTTATATGACTTTTGTGTCAGGATTCTTTGGTTTTGTTTTGGGTCTTCCTGTAGGAATTCTGTTGTTTCTGACAAGAAAAGGACAGCTTCTGGAAAATATGCTCTATAACAGAGTCTTATCTATTGTGGTGAACATCTTCCGTTCTATTCCTTTTATTATCTTAATTGTATGGATGATTCCTTTTACAAGGGCTTTGGTAGGAACCTCTATTGGGGTTAATGCTGCTTTGGTTCCGCTGAGTATCGGTGCAGCTCCGTTTATTGCCAGACTGGTGGAAAACAGCTTATTGGAAATCCCTTACGGACTTATTGAAACAGCAAGAGCTTTAGGTGCTACTCCATTTCAGATCATTAAAAAAGTTTTGCTTCCCGAAGCGCTGCCTTCACTAATCAACAATGCAACTATTACTTTGATCACCCTTGTCGGTTATTCCGCAATGGGAGGAGCTGTAGGTGCTGGTGGATTAGGACAAATCGGATATCAGTATGGATACATTGGCTATGATGCTGTGATTATGAACCTGGTTTTAGGACTATTGGTCGCTTTGGTTTTCATCATTCAATTCTCCGGAGACCGACTTGCTAAAAGATTTGACCATCGATGA
- a CDS encoding LOG family protein, with product MIKRLTVFCGSSFGTEPIYKDQAYELGKKLAEEQIGLVYGGANSGLMGTVANGVIEHNGEAIGVLPHFLKGREIAHDKLSDLILVDTMHERKTKMNDLSDGVITIPGGYGTLEELFEMMTWAQLGLHQKPIAVLNTNGFYDDLLQMIQTMVDKGFVKEVNQKMLIVDDQIDSLLNKIKNYQAPQIDQWISKDEV from the coding sequence ATGATAAAAAGACTGACCGTATTTTGTGGATCAAGCTTTGGAACTGAACCTATTTATAAAGATCAGGCTTATGAGCTGGGGAAAAAGCTGGCTGAAGAGCAAATAGGTTTGGTATATGGAGGTGCTAATAGTGGCTTGATGGGAACCGTAGCAAATGGAGTAATTGAACATAATGGTGAGGCAATAGGTGTACTTCCTCATTTTCTGAAGGGAAGAGAAATTGCTCATGATAAGCTGAGTGATTTGATTCTGGTAGATACGATGCATGAACGTAAGACTAAAATGAACGATTTATCCGATGGGGTTATTACAATACCTGGAGGATACGGAACATTGGAAGAGCTTTTCGAAATGATGACGTGGGCACAATTGGGATTGCATCAAAAACCGATAGCTGTGCTTAATACGAACGGGTTTTATGATGATTTGTTGCAAATGATACAAACTATGGTAGATAAAGGGTTTGTCAAAGAAGTCAATCAAAAAATGCTGATCGTGGATGATCAGATCGATTCTCTTTTAAATAAAATTAAAAATTATCAGGCTCCTCAGATTGATCAATGGATTTCCAAAGACGAAGTCTGA
- a CDS encoding MFS transporter: protein MGTRRNLILILASIGTFVEALDIAIINLTIPSIQEQFNIGAETVQWLQTLYVLFFGGFLIIGGKLSDRIGRKKMFLLGGLIFMLTSLGAGLSTNFEVLAIFRALQGLGAAFIMPSALSIVTNTFTENQERNRALGVFSSFAAIGSGSGLSIGGIISTYLSWHWVFLINVPVLLITLILAYQYLPADEKNESTQKTDTVSGILLVLGLLSLTYGAHELIQIKEHPFLIIGSLVLSVMLLGAVLYRLKTVAEPLIDLKLFKHRSLMISNMTFFTLGAFFIGFLFLISLMLQKDMGHSAASAGLMLVPFSILSALVAKFVLPHISKKLNPSQMGIFGWSFMLAGALSLLIAIYFGHPLTIVLLGAACISGVGMTFCFTSLSILGIRDVEASHYGVASSLTSTNYFLGAGIGLSFMTLMSQLFPSEWEVGSLSIIILAAYAVCAIGMLVYLIFKELKVKRKEVVVL, encoded by the coding sequence ATGGGAACAAGGAGAAACTTAATATTAATATTGGCATCTATCGGAACTTTCGTTGAAGCTCTGGATATTGCGATTATCAATCTGACCATTCCATCTATTCAGGAACAGTTTAATATCGGGGCTGAAACGGTACAGTGGCTACAAACCTTGTATGTATTATTTTTTGGAGGGTTTCTGATTATTGGAGGAAAACTTTCTGATCGGATCGGACGTAAGAAAATGTTTCTTCTGGGTGGGCTGATCTTTATGCTGACTTCTTTAGGAGCCGGTCTTTCGACCAATTTTGAAGTATTGGCTATATTCCGTGCATTGCAGGGATTAGGAGCAGCATTTATTATGCCTTCAGCATTATCTATTGTAACCAACACATTTACTGAAAATCAGGAAAGAAACCGCGCATTAGGAGTGTTCAGCTCTTTTGCAGCTATCGGATCGGGAAGTGGATTATCGATAGGAGGGATCATTAGTACCTATTTAAGCTGGCATTGGGTTTTCCTGATCAATGTTCCGGTTCTGTTGATTACGCTTATTCTTGCATATCAATATCTGCCTGCGGATGAAAAGAATGAAAGTACTCAGAAAACGGATACGGTTTCAGGAATTCTATTGGTTTTAGGATTATTAAGTTTAACCTATGGTGCCCATGAACTGATCCAGATTAAAGAACATCCTTTTTTGATTATAGGTTCTCTTGTTTTGTCAGTGATGCTTTTAGGTGCTGTACTGTATCGTTTGAAAACAGTAGCAGAGCCCTTGATAGATCTGAAACTTTTCAAACACAGATCATTAATGATTTCCAACATGACGTTCTTTACTTTGGGAGCATTTTTTATAGGGTTTTTATTTCTGATCTCATTAATGCTTCAAAAAGATATGGGACACAGTGCTGCTTCGGCAGGTTTAATGCTGGTACCATTCAGTATCCTGTCTGCTCTGGTTGCAAAATTTGTGTTGCCTCATATTTCCAAAAAGCTGAATCCTTCACAAATGGGGATTTTCGGATGGTCTTTTATGTTGGCAGGGGCTTTATCTTTATTAATTGCCATTTATTTTGGACATCCTTTAACAATTGTTTTATTGGGAGCAGCCTGTATTTCGGGAGTGGGAATGACGTTCTGCTTTACGAGTTTATCCATTCTGGGCATTCGAGACGTGGAAGCTTCACATTATGGGGTAGCATCGAGTTTAACGAGTACTAACTACTTTTTGGGTGCAGGAATCGGGTTATCATTCATGACCTTAATGAGCCAACTTTTTCCTTCTGAGTGGGAAGTGGGAAGCCTGAGTATTATTATTTTGGCTGCCTATGCTGTGTGTGCAATCGGAATGTTAGTATATTTGATTTTTAAAGAACTAAAAGTGAAAAGAAAAGAGGTTGTTGTTTTATAA
- a CDS encoding AraC family transcriptional regulator, translating to MNSPKVLNVDDIAKPYFVWFEDNWRHDDVLHLHQQKGQLVYVESGFQYLTVEGKMYLLPQNHAAWIPSNALHKTNSHSERIRLMILFFDVHQEAKENSFYHQVNIFSVPPVLKEMIKYAEKWSMNTEENTNENIFLKALYNELPNFVADSIQLHISLPKDKRLTQAINYLNTHYTQDLKMEELSDIASLSLRSLERIFKKETGLTLMKYQQILRIIKSLELLSANEWTISEIAYQVGYKSLQAYTNSFQSVMQYRPSDFAKSL from the coding sequence ATGAATTCTCCTAAAGTATTAAATGTTGACGACATTGCGAAGCCTTATTTTGTCTGGTTTGAAGACAACTGGAGGCATGATGATGTGCTTCATCTTCATCAGCAGAAAGGGCAATTGGTTTATGTGGAAAGTGGATTCCAGTATTTGACCGTTGAGGGAAAGATGTATCTTTTACCACAAAACCATGCCGCCTGGATTCCATCCAATGCTTTGCATAAAACGAATTCCCATTCTGAAAGAATCAGACTGATGATCCTATTTTTTGATGTCCATCAAGAGGCTAAAGAAAATTCATTTTATCACCAGGTCAACATATTCTCTGTTCCTCCCGTGCTTAAGGAAATGATAAAATATGCTGAAAAATGGTCTATGAATACAGAAGAAAATACGAATGAAAATATCTTTCTGAAAGCTTTATATAATGAGCTGCCTAATTTCGTTGCAGATTCCATTCAGCTGCATATCAGTCTTCCCAAAGACAAACGTCTAACCCAGGCCATCAATTACCTGAATACCCATTATACCCAGGACCTTAAAATGGAAGAATTAAGTGATATAGCTTCATTATCACTGCGATCTCTGGAAAGGATTTTTAAAAAGGAAACAGGCCTCACCTTAATGAAGTACCAACAGATCCTTCGCATTATCAAGAGCCTGGAACTGTTGAGTGCCAATGAATGGACCATCTCCGAAATTGCTTATCAGGTGGGCTATAAAAGCCTGCAAGCCTATACCAATAGCTTTCAATCGGTTATGCAGTACAGGCCCAGTGATTTTGCCAAGTCACTCTGA
- a CDS encoding CynX/NimT family MFS transporter has translation MKNETRKEVSYILLFINVLVVILVSSNLRSPITSVGPVLGQISQSLHLDNFQSSMLTSIPLLMFASCSVLVSRFSHRLSINRFLLYALIILSFGLFLRVFGSVWTLFTGSIFIGLGICVGNVVTPGYIKNNFPKQIGLMTGIFAVSMNLTAALASGYSVSLGEWTGYGWRGSLGIWLVIALLALLVVVLELLLNKKTSKQSNQAMMKSDFNMFKSGQAWNISIFMGLQSLVYYSLISWLPAVLGDYGMNGNAPGWVLFVIQISMIPITFVGPIIANKMKDQRIMIVFLCVLMFASIVMFALLKSQWIYATAILLGLSNGLSFSLSILFFSLRTKSSANAIKISGMAQSIGYLIAAFGPAVFGKLHDWDASWRYSFTFLGISVILMFFFGMKAARRKFVEDQA, from the coding sequence ATGAAAAACGAAACAAGAAAAGAAGTTTCCTACATCCTATTGTTTATCAATGTTTTGGTAGTTATTCTGGTATCGAGTAATCTTCGGTCTCCCATTACTTCGGTTGGGCCGGTACTCGGCCAGATCAGCCAATCTTTACACCTGGATAATTTTCAAAGCAGTATGCTGACTTCTATTCCGCTTTTGATGTTTGCGAGCTGTTCCGTATTGGTCAGCCGGTTTTCACACCGTTTGAGCATCAACCGTTTTTTATTGTATGCTTTGATTATCTTAAGTTTCGGTCTGTTTTTAAGGGTATTCGGATCAGTTTGGACGCTGTTTACCGGATCTATATTTATAGGGTTGGGAATTTGTGTGGGAAATGTGGTTACACCAGGCTACATCAAAAATAATTTTCCAAAACAAATAGGATTAATGACTGGTATTTTTGCCGTTTCCATGAATCTTACCGCTGCTTTAGCATCCGGATACAGTGTAAGTCTGGGAGAGTGGACCGGCTACGGCTGGCGCGGTTCTTTAGGGATATGGTTGGTCATTGCTCTTTTAGCATTATTGGTAGTCGTCCTGGAGCTTTTATTGAATAAAAAAACTTCCAAACAGAGTAATCAGGCCATGATGAAATCCGATTTTAATATGTTTAAATCGGGGCAAGCCTGGAATATCAGTATTTTTATGGGCCTACAGTCTTTAGTATATTATTCCCTGATCTCATGGCTGCCGGCGGTACTTGGAGATTATGGAATGAATGGAAACGCTCCTGGCTGGGTACTGTTTGTGATTCAGATTTCGATGATTCCCATCACTTTTGTAGGACCGATTATCGCCAATAAAATGAAAGACCAAAGAATAATGATTGTATTCCTATGTGTCCTGATGTTCGCCAGTATCGTAATGTTTGCCTTACTAAAATCACAATGGATTTATGCTACCGCAATTCTACTGGGGCTATCCAATGGACTGTCGTTTAGTTTATCAATCTTATTTTTCTCGTTGCGAACAAAGTCAAGTGCCAATGCCATTAAGATTTCCGGTATGGCACAATCGATAGGGTACCTGATTGCAGCTTTCGGACCGGCTGTTTTTGGTAAGCTGCATGATTGGGACGCTTCCTGGAGGTACTCCTTTACTTTTCTGGGAATTTCAGTAATTCTGATGTTTTTCTTTGGTATGAAGGCAGCGAGGAGAAAGTTTGTTGAAGATCAGGCTTAG
- a CDS encoding Lrp/AsnC family transcriptional regulator, which yields MQPENYNLDEKDLSILRLLQKDAKLSVRDISTRINLSPTPTHERIKRMEKSGIIKEYTAVLDRKKVNKGMMVVCMIALNAHNKKTAAKFIEQVSKLKEVVEFYNISGDFDFMLKILAPNMDEFHEFFVNKLSEIEGIGQTKSIFVMNSIKESSQII from the coding sequence ATGCAACCGGAAAATTACAACCTGGACGAAAAAGACCTTTCTATTCTGCGTTTATTACAAAAGGATGCCAAACTGAGTGTCCGTGATATTTCTACCCGGATCAATTTAAGCCCTACTCCAACCCATGAGCGCATCAAGCGTATGGAGAAATCAGGAATTATTAAAGAATACACAGCTGTTCTCGATCGGAAGAAAGTCAACAAAGGGATGATGGTGGTCTGCATGATCGCCCTGAATGCTCACAATAAAAAAACGGCAGCAAAATTTATTGAACAGGTAAGCAAACTGAAAGAAGTAGTAGAATTCTACAACATCAGTGGTGATTTTGATTTTATGCTTAAAATTCTTGCTCCCAATATGGATGAATTTCATGAATTCTTCGTGAACAAGCTCTCCGAAATTGAAGGAATCGGACAAACGAAAAGTATTTTTGTGATGAACAGTATTAAGGAAAGTTCTCAGATTATATAA
- the metQ gene encoding methionine ABC transporter substrate-binding lipoprotein MetQ, with protein MKKVKILGILAAGLLVFNACNSSKKEDPNYIKVGIASGPEQEIAETAKKVAKEKYNLDVELVAFNDYVVPNEALNNGDIDANAFQHVPYLNEQSKQRGYKLAVVGNTFLYPIVAYSKKIKSISQLQNGSTIVIPNDPTNGGRSLLLLQKNGLLQLRDGIGLLPKVTDIVGNPKQLKILEIEAPQLPRVLDDKEVVIAIINNNFAAQAGLDENQFGILKEGKDSPYVNVIVSRQDNKDAEKVKNFVKSYESDEVVKKAEEIFKGGAVKGW; from the coding sequence ATGAAAAAAGTAAAGATTTTAGGAATACTTGCTGCAGGTTTGCTGGTATTCAACGCATGTAATTCATCAAAAAAAGAAGATCCCAATTATATTAAAGTAGGGATTGCTTCAGGCCCAGAGCAGGAAATTGCTGAAACAGCCAAAAAAGTAGCCAAAGAAAAATACAACCTTGATGTTGAATTGGTCGCTTTCAATGACTATGTCGTTCCCAATGAAGCACTGAACAATGGAGATATTGATGCCAATGCTTTTCAGCACGTTCCCTATCTGAATGAACAATCCAAGCAGAGAGGTTATAAACTGGCAGTTGTAGGAAATACTTTTCTTTATCCTATTGTTGCCTATTCAAAGAAGATTAAAAGTATCAGTCAACTACAAAATGGTAGTACCATTGTTATTCCGAATGATCCTACCAATGGCGGACGTTCTTTGCTTTTGTTACAGAAAAACGGACTGCTACAATTAAGAGACGGGATTGGATTGCTTCCTAAAGTCACTGATATTGTAGGAAACCCAAAACAACTGAAAATCCTGGAAATAGAAGCGCCACAATTGCCAAGAGTCCTAGATGACAAAGAAGTCGTTATTGCCATCATTAACAATAATTTTGCAGCACAGGCAGGGCTGGATGAGAATCAATTCGGAATTCTTAAGGAAGGCAAAGATTCCCCTTATGTGAATGTAATTGTTTCCAGACAAGACAATAAAGATGCTGAAAAAGTGAAAAACTTTGTGAAGTCTTATGAATCTGACGAAGTCGTAAAGAAAGCGGAAGAAATATTCAAAGGCGGAGCAGTGAAAGGATGGTAA